The stretch of DNA TAGATCCTGAATGGTGGTAAGCCTCGATAGAACCTGATTTCATCATGGAAAGACTTTGCCAAGCCGATTTGAACGGCGAGACGAGGTTTTACGTTGGATTTATAACACCACACAGCCCGGAACTGAATCACATTGAATACGTTTGGAAAGTACTTCGTCGTTTCTGAGCCTATAATCGATATGTTGAAATTCTTTACGACAGGCGGAAGAACGTAATATCAACAATATCTGAATGGGCTATTCCAAACATAACCACTGCAAGTTTGTGCGTAATTATGCACTAAGAATAAAAGGAGAAAAAAGCGATGTTTACAAGAAATGTATTTTTCAAGGCAGGAATTGTATCGTTCCTGTCAATTCTGCTTGCGAGCCCTCTTTTTGCAAGTGAAGCGGAACTGGTCATTCCTGTATTAAGCGCGGCCCAGGATCATCTCTTGATGATCGGATTTCTGATTTGCTTTGCCGGGATGGGTTTCGGTCTTTACGAATATTACAATGTCAAGAAACTTCCGGCCCACAAATCCATGCTGGATATTTCGGAGATCATTTTCCAGACCTGCAAGACCTACTTGATTCAACAGGGCAAGCTGCTGATCGTTCTTGAAGTATTCATCGGCGCATGTATCGTGTACTATTTCGGCGTCCTTCAGAATATGGGCCTGAGCGGCGTACTTATTATCCTGACCTGGTCCATTGTGGGTATATTGGGTTCATACGGAGTCGCCTGGTTCGGTATCCGGATGAATACTCTGGCCAACAGTCGGATGGCCTTTGCATCCCTGGAAGGTAAACCGATAAAACTGCTCAATATCCCACTCACCGCAGGCATGAGCATCGGCGTCCTTCTGGTGTGCGTGGAGCTCATCATGATGCTCGTGATACTGGTCTTTATGCCCCGTGATGTGGCGGGTGCATCGTTCATCGGATTCGCGATTGGAGAGTCGCTTGGCGCGAGCGCCCTGCGTATTTGCGGCGGTATCTTTACGAAGATTGCCGACATCGGTTCGGACCTCATGAAAATCGTCTTCACCATCAAAGAGGACGACCCGAGAAACCCGGGCGTCATCGCCGACTGTACCGGCGACAATGCGGGTGACAGTGTCGGACCGACGGCCGACGGTTTTGAAACCTACGGCGTCACCGGAGTCGCCCTGATCAGTTTCATCGTTCTCGCCGTATTTCCCCTTTATCAGGCAGAACTGCTTGTCTGGATCTTCGTTATGCGTATCCTGATGATCATCACCTCGATCGGCTCCTATTTCATCAACAAGGTCGTCTCAACTGCGGTCATGGGGGATAAGGAGAAGGTTAACTTTGAGGCCTCTCTGACATCACTCGTCTGGATCACATCGATCATTTCGATTATTGTGACCTTCCTCGTCAGTAAATGGCAGCTCGGTCATTACCCGAATGACCTGTGGTTCAAGCTTTCGATAATCATCAGCTGCGGCACCCTCGCGGCAGCGCTGATACCGGAACTCGTAAAAGTCTTCACGAGCTCGAAATCCAAGCACTGCGCCGAAGTGGTCACGGCATCACGAGAGGGCGGACCCTCTCTCAATATCCTTTCCGGCTTCGTTGCCGGTAACTTCGCTGCCTTCTGGATCGGCATTTCAATAGCCGCACTGATGTTCGCCGCTTATTATACCAGCACATTCGGCCTTTCCAACTTTATGGAATATTCGTCGGTCTTCTCGTTCGGTCTTGTGGCTTTCGGTTTTCTCGGAATGGGCCCCGTTACGATCGCAGTCGACAGCTATGGTCCGGTTACGGATAACGCACAGTCCATTTATGAGCTGTCCATGATCGAAGATATCCCGAACGTTGAAAAGGAAATTGAAAAAGAGTTCGGATTCAAACCCCGTATGGATGTAGCCAAACACTACCTGGAAGAGAATGACAGTTGCGGAAACACCTTCAAGGCAACGGCCAAACCGGTTCTAATCGGTACAGCCGTCGTGGGAGCCACGACCATGATTTTCTCCCTGATCCTTCTGCTCCGAAAGTCCCTTGGAATCCAGCCGGAAATGATCTTGAACCTGCTGAATCCTTACACACTGCTCGGATTCCTCTGCGGCGGATCCGTCATTTACTGGTTTACCGGAGCATCCACGCAGGCCGTCACCACCGGCGCATACAGAGCTGTCCAGTATATCAAGAAGAACATCAATCTTGACAACACATCCAGCTCCACCGAGAACTCAAAGGAAGTCGTCAAGATCTGCACCCAGTATGCGCAGAAGGGTATGTTCAACATATTCCTCGCGATCTTCTCTTTCGCACTGGCCTTCGCGTTCTTCTCCGCTCCGGTTTCCGGACCCGAGCCCGCGTCCTTTTTTATCAGCTACGTGATTTCGATCGCAGTATTCGGTCTCTTCCAGGCGCTTTTTATGGCGAATGCCGGCGGATGCTGGGATAATGCCAAGAAGGTCGTTGAGGTTGATCTGAAAGAACGGGGAACACCGTTGCACTCGGCTGCCGTTATCGGCGATACCGTCGGCGATCCTTTCAAGGATACCTCGTCGGTCGCTCTGAACCCGATCATCAAATTCACCACACTGTTCGGGATTCTGGCAATGGAAATGGCCATCGCTCCGGGGATGAGAGAAAGCGCCGGAATTGTGGGGCTTGTATTCTTCATCATTGCGCTGGTCTTTGTCTGGAGATCCTTCTATGCGATGCGAATTCCAATCGAGTAATTAAATGAAATTATGACCGCTCATAAGAAAAAGGCCGGATCATAATCTTTAATTTTATCATTAACACGCAGGGGGGCCGTACTAACGGCCCCCTTTTTATTAATTTTTTCTATGCTTTCAGGCGATTGATCAAATCGAGGAGGAACTCTTCTCTTTTCCGGAGAAATCTTCGAAACTCCCTGTCATCCGTGTTCACTATTTCAATTCGGAGGTCGTGTCGATATCTCTCCAGAATCGCCAGAAGCTCTTTTTCCTCATCGGGTGTCAACTCAAGTTTTGCCATGGCTTTTCCTCCTTTACATTCATTGATGAATTCCCATATATCGTTCGTCCTTTTACTTTTTCAACAGCGCCTTGGTTTCGCCGATTGGATAAATGGGAAAGATCTCGAATCTGAGGAGATCGATCCATGCAGCCCGTGTAGCAATCAACCCTATCTCATCGCTCTCAACGACCCAAATGGATCTGCAGCCCTGAAGGTCCTGAAATCCGTAAAGAACCTTTTTTATCTCCTTTGGCCAGTTCCAGTTTGCCATTATTGTCCTGACTTCTCTTTCATCCTGCGGCTCCCATGTGCAGATCATCATGAAGTACATATTCTCACCTCCTTGTTTTTATAAAAAGATTCAGTTGAATCTTGACAAAGGCTTCCCGGGAAGAGTTGCATCTTCCGGGGAAACTCCATACAGGTAATTTGAGGAACCATTCTCCTATAGCCCCTCCACGAGCATGATTAAATAAGGTTGCTTAACGACGATTAACAAAAATTACTGTATTACTTTAGTTAAGTGGCTTGAGGTGGACGGTACTACTTACAAACAACGACAAGCAAACCGCGTTAGACAATAAAATTGAGATAAACATTCTAAAGATTCGTATTTTTGAATATATTATAAAAACAAAAAGCGTATATGTCAATGACTTAAAAACAACCGTGTTAATGCAACAAATCAGTTGAAGTGGAAACAAAATAGATAGGGCGGGGGTATAAGCAATTTTTATGAGAAGGGAGCGGCACTGACGGGCGTGAAACGGAGCAGAATTCAAATCCGTGGCAAGCGCATTCCCCGAAGCTTGCTTCGGGGTTAGTGAGCGAATATGATTAATAATTTCATGATCGAAGATTCCCCACAGCCTTTATTCTCTCTTCTTTGTATCTTCTTTTAGCCTTTCGAGTTCTTCTTTATACTGTTCCGCCTGGGCTTTGACCATTTCAATTTCCTCTTTTGCCTTAGCAAGACTTTCCTCCTGCTTTTGCCGTTCTTCCCGAAGTTTGTCCTGGATCTCATCGAGGCCGATATAAACGGCAAGAATACCGCCGATGAGAAGAACGATGGGTATTCCACCCTTCAGGATAGTAAAGAAAGCATCCCACCAGAAAAAAAGACCTATGAATCCAACAACTACGGAAACAGCACCGCCGATGAGTAACGACATGGCATGACCTCCTTTTTCAAAATTCATCCGTAATGAGTATTTTAAAAATTGCTATGAGAAATTATTACAAGACACTAATATCCATAAATATTGAGCTGATACATAACATAAAAAACATGTTCAGGCAAGATGAAAGTCTAAAAAATACAAGGGAATATAATGATAGATAAAGGGAAAAGATTAATCGACATAAGGAAAATATCCCTTGACATTATTATTAAATGCTATTAAGTATCGCCAATTATAAAAATGTGATAACCAAATGAAAGAACAATACTTTTTCCTTAAAATCAACCAGAATAACTGCAACTACACATATTGATGCCTGCTGTTCGCCATGGCGGCGGGCATGCAGGCCTATTCCGCGTTAAACCCAGTAAGAATTAATCCTAAAGAAAAAAAGTAGCCTGTTTATAACACTTTTTCTGTTTAGGGATTACGATTAATTATGAAATATATTA from Deltaproteobacteria bacterium encodes:
- a CDS encoding sodium-translocating pyrophosphatase; translation: MFTRNVFFKAGIVSFLSILLASPLFASEAELVIPVLSAAQDHLLMIGFLICFAGMGFGLYEYYNVKKLPAHKSMLDISEIIFQTCKTYLIQQGKLLIVLEVFIGACIVYYFGVLQNMGLSGVLIILTWSIVGILGSYGVAWFGIRMNTLANSRMAFASLEGKPIKLLNIPLTAGMSIGVLLVCVELIMMLVILVFMPRDVAGASFIGFAIGESLGASALRICGGIFTKIADIGSDLMKIVFTIKEDDPRNPGVIADCTGDNAGDSVGPTADGFETYGVTGVALISFIVLAVFPLYQAELLVWIFVMRILMIITSIGSYFINKVVSTAVMGDKEKVNFEASLTSLVWITSIISIIVTFLVSKWQLGHYPNDLWFKLSIIISCGTLAAALIPELVKVFTSSKSKHCAEVVTASREGGPSLNILSGFVAGNFAAFWIGISIAALMFAAYYTSTFGLSNFMEYSSVFSFGLVAFGFLGMGPVTIAVDSYGPVTDNAQSIYELSMIEDIPNVEKEIEKEFGFKPRMDVAKHYLEENDSCGNTFKATAKPVLIGTAVVGATTMIFSLILLLRKSLGIQPEMILNLLNPYTLLGFLCGGSVIYWFTGASTQAVTTGAYRAVQYIKKNINLDNTSSSTENSKEVVKICTQYAQKGMFNIFLAIFSFALAFAFFSAPVSGPEPASFFISYVISIAVFGLFQALFMANAGGCWDNAKKVVEVDLKERGTPLHSAAVIGDTVGDPFKDTSSVALNPIIKFTTLFGILAMEMAIAPGMRESAGIVGLVFFIIALVFVWRSFYAMRIPIE